A window of the Mus pahari chromosome 1, PAHARI_EIJ_v1.1, whole genome shotgun sequence genome harbors these coding sequences:
- the LOC115063610 gene encoding protein FAM104A-like has protein sequence MGVRAFIADSGRPALLGKRRPDENEDDHYRPPRSKRTKKDQAIQDHQAIESTSSDNERNQGSINNPSRERVPESSLNSSTAELDSNIPGFSQEEDYEVCQDQDPYSHINNILKEAHFYSLQQRGHSPT, from the exons ATGGGCGTTCGGGCTTTCATCGCAGATTCGGGTCGCCCTGCTCTCTTAG GGAAAAGAAGACCAGATGAGAATGAGGACGACCACTACCGTCCCCCTCGTTCGAAGAGGACTAAGAAGGACCAGGCCATACAGGACCATCAGGCTATAGAGTCGACAAGCAGTGATAATGAAAGGAACCAAGGCAGCATCAATAACCCCAGTCGTGAGAGAGTGCCAGAGAGCAGCTTAAACTCGAGTACTGCTGAACTAGACTCCAATATCCCTGGGTTCTCCCAAGAGGAGGATTATGAAGTGTGCCAAGACCAAGATCCTTACTCCCACATTAACAACATCTTGAAGGAGGCTCATTTCTACAGCCTCCAGCAGAGAGGACACTCTCCGACTTGA